In one Photobacterium swingsii genomic region, the following are encoded:
- a CDS encoding glutathione S-transferase family protein produces the protein MIKLISFKNCPFVQRVMGSLIMKNIPFEIEYIELSNKPQWFLDIAPNGQVPVLITEDETVLFESDAIVEYLDDKYTPIEALTPEQKALDRAWSYQASKHYMPQCGTMGSKDKETFESRLTNLAKAFAKAENKLGESQFFKGDYISNVDIAWLPLLHRAFVIKQKSGLDMLEGFPKVQQWQAALIASGLPEKTVPQDFVTTFSNFYLTNTYLADVMNGEDERCELSSCSAVSSACCQ, from the coding sequence ATGATTAAACTGATTAGCTTTAAGAACTGCCCATTTGTACAGCGTGTTATGGGCTCTCTAATAATGAAAAATATTCCATTTGAAATTGAGTATATTGAACTCAGTAATAAGCCTCAGTGGTTCTTGGATATTGCGCCAAACGGCCAAGTACCAGTACTCATTACCGAGGATGAAACGGTATTATTTGAATCTGATGCGATTGTGGAATACCTCGATGACAAATACACGCCGATAGAAGCATTAACACCAGAGCAAAAAGCGCTAGATCGCGCGTGGTCGTATCAAGCTAGCAAACACTACATGCCACAGTGCGGTACCATGGGCAGTAAAGACAAAGAGACTTTTGAAAGCCGTTTAACCAACTTAGCGAAAGCATTTGCAAAAGCAGAAAACAAACTTGGTGAGAGTCAATTTTTTAAAGGGGATTATATTTCGAATGTGGATATCGCTTGGCTACCGCTATTACATCGTGCATTCGTAATTAAACAGAAATCGGGTCTGGATATGCTTGAGGGCTTCCCAAAAGTCCAACAATGGCAGGCCGCTTTGATAGCATCGGGTTTACCCGAAAAAACCGTTCCCCAAGATTTTGTCACTACTTTCAGCAATTTTTATCTAACAAACACCTATCTAGCAGATGTGATGAATGGTGAGGATGAGAGGTGCGAGTTATCAAGCTGCTCAGCGGTATCGAGCGCTTGCTGTCAGTAA
- a CDS encoding bifunctional NUDIX hydrolase/phosphatase PAP2 family protein, translated as MQFKFILFSLFISLLSPLSFAETQTKTQVAPQTDSAQAFHPKGATCVIRDAKGQVILVQDYLTRTLSLPGGYIDSSETFQAAAKRETLEETGITVTVGQQLAINNNRVVFSCQPSSPTGYIDPAVENGFNAHIIPALNSEHFGKEIRQVYLTALTPVVAAKYRYPSDTEALHAWINASKLTQFYPLQDLTEHADSLQLTQLTLMESFQAWIKSIPPVRELLNLSNGLGEGALAVGLLLVCLLIFPLRYGLTIAFALLATAYSVNLLKIGFAVPRPFYFLPSLQQTQASGFSFPSGHTTQAAAMIGVLIGWLFTEGKQRIKISIPTAVVSWLALSLLAGAARVWLGVHYPIDVVAGVGLGGVIALMSLAVCHNRYTNNKRLIESKRLWLLLLAMYFYGTLQLIQPLYVFSWFAALGIFISLFFVKPQLTNNHKQMGTSSKVASWQHLVIALLGLVVIVGMPMLLISSATTSILILVVNSLAILCGMIWILVGAPRISQKLVTPSRPPKKDA; from the coding sequence TTGCAATTCAAGTTCATTTTATTCAGCCTTTTTATTTCTTTGTTAAGCCCATTGTCTTTTGCTGAGACTCAGACCAAAACCCAAGTAGCCCCCCAAACCGATTCAGCCCAAGCATTTCACCCAAAAGGGGCGACATGTGTTATCCGAGATGCAAAAGGGCAAGTCATCTTAGTACAAGATTATCTTACCCGAACCCTGTCACTACCTGGCGGCTACATTGACAGTAGCGAAACCTTTCAAGCCGCAGCGAAGCGTGAAACCCTTGAAGAAACCGGGATCACGGTTACCGTTGGTCAACAGCTTGCCATAAATAATAACCGTGTTGTATTTAGCTGCCAGCCAAGTTCACCAACAGGCTACATTGATCCTGCCGTTGAGAATGGCTTTAACGCACACATCATCCCAGCGCTCAATTCTGAGCATTTCGGTAAAGAGATCCGTCAAGTTTACCTCACGGCATTAACCCCAGTGGTGGCGGCTAAATACCGCTATCCAAGCGATACTGAAGCACTACACGCTTGGATAAACGCGAGCAAGCTAACACAGTTTTATCCCCTTCAAGATTTAACCGAGCATGCAGACAGCCTGCAGTTAACCCAACTCACTTTGATGGAATCTTTCCAAGCATGGATAAAATCCATCCCTCCTGTACGTGAGTTATTGAACCTCTCTAATGGATTAGGCGAAGGTGCATTGGCAGTGGGTTTGTTACTTGTTTGCCTACTGATATTTCCGCTACGTTATGGGCTGACCATTGCATTTGCTCTGCTTGCGACAGCCTATTCCGTGAACCTATTAAAAATTGGTTTTGCAGTGCCGCGACCGTTTTATTTCTTACCGAGCCTGCAACAAACACAAGCGAGTGGGTTTAGTTTCCCAAGCGGGCATACCACGCAAGCCGCAGCCATGATTGGGGTACTGATCGGTTGGCTATTCACGGAAGGCAAACAGCGTATTAAAATTTCGATCCCAACGGCTGTTGTAAGCTGGCTTGCGTTGTCATTGCTGGCGGGTGCGGCACGAGTTTGGCTAGGCGTACATTATCCAATAGATGTCGTGGCTGGTGTGGGTTTAGGTGGTGTAATTGCCCTAATGTCACTGGCTGTTTGTCATAACCGCTATACCAATAACAAGCGACTGATCGAATCAAAACGCTTATGGTTGTTATTATTAGCGATGTACTTTTACGGCACCTTGCAGCTGATTCAGCCCTTATATGTATTCTCGTGGTTCGCTGCGCTAGGGATTTTTATTTCGTTATTCTTTGTCAAACCCCAGCTAACCAATAACCACAAACAGATGGGCACCAGCAGTAAGGTCGCTTCATGGCAACACCTTGTCATTGCACTACTTGGCCTAGTTGTTATCGTTGGTATGCCTATGCTGCTAATCAGCTCTGCAACCACTAGCATCTTAATTTTGGTGGTGAATTCCCTTGCTATCTTGTGCGGTATGATCTGGATTTTGGTCGGCGCGCCGCGCATAAGCCAAAAGCTTGTTACACCATCGCGCCCCCCTAAAAAAGACGCGTAG
- a CDS encoding class I SAM-dependent methyltransferase — MSGKVLMPNENREISKTPGHWVLAQLGKKVLRPGGKELTQKMLKGLGIRPSDRVVEFAPGMGYTARLCLQQSPANYIAIEQNEQAADIVRSYLDGKTQVCRVGNAQDTGLGNAEATVVYGEAMLTMQSHARKNEIIAEAARILATNGRYGIHELCITPDDIDDDKKRTIQKEITETIQHPAKPITPLEWKQLMEDNGFEIEFEAIAPMHLLEPKRMLDDEGLAGLLNIAKNILTKPSARKRVLGMRKVFRQHANNLSAITLVVRKKQS, encoded by the coding sequence ATGTCTGGAAAAGTCTTGATGCCAAATGAAAACCGCGAGATATCAAAAACACCGGGTCATTGGGTTCTCGCTCAATTGGGCAAAAAAGTGTTACGACCGGGTGGCAAAGAACTGACTCAAAAAATGCTGAAAGGATTGGGTATTAGACCGAGTGATAGGGTGGTGGAATTTGCTCCAGGAATGGGCTATACCGCCCGTCTCTGTTTGCAGCAGTCTCCTGCTAACTATATCGCGATTGAGCAAAATGAGCAGGCTGCGGATATTGTTCGTTCTTATCTGGATGGAAAAACACAGGTATGTCGGGTGGGGAACGCGCAAGATACAGGGTTAGGTAATGCTGAAGCAACTGTCGTCTATGGTGAGGCAATGCTAACCATGCAATCTCATGCGCGTAAGAATGAAATCATAGCGGAGGCTGCGCGTATTTTAGCGACGAACGGCCGCTATGGTATTCACGAACTTTGCATCACCCCCGATGACATTGATGACGATAAGAAGCGTACGATTCAAAAAGAAATTACCGAGACAATTCAGCATCCGGCTAAACCAATAACCCCATTGGAATGGAAACAGCTAATGGAAGACAATGGTTTTGAAATTGAATTTGAAGCCATCGCCCCTATGCATTTACTTGAGCCTAAAAGGATGTTGGATGATGAGGGGCTTGCTGGTTTATTAAATATCGCAAAGAACATTTTGACCAAACCCAGCGCAAGGAAGCGTGTACTGGGAATGCGAAAAGTTTTCCGTCAGCATGCGAATAACTTGTCTGCAATCACATTGGTCGTAAGAAAAAAGCAAAGTTAA
- a CDS encoding alpha/beta hydrolase gives MIYFVSNRNITDSPLLFGDNFNAQGAEVLRVAKAVQDNEGNFSLALMDEAPIMHNGDIADEVQTPLEVVFERCDNADSPCVLFVHGFNQDMKKNLKKCREIEAYGVNVIAFSWPSNPGPNFILRKISEYKRARKNARRSAMAFERLLDKLNGFVETNRSKTRKQGQIQTLAIHSLGNYLMQSMVQVPDYDHQAAMFKNILLHQADADNPGHATWLDTLGQSRRVLVTVNETDDVLDFSDFINPDRIGNTAANMTAQYATYYNFTDAAGANDSHRLWHKPAVENPTIKHFFSRVFDGKNPVKAGMQFDGNLNCYNVI, from the coding sequence ATGATTTATTTTGTCTCTAACCGAAACATCACAGATTCCCCATTGTTGTTTGGCGATAACTTCAATGCGCAAGGTGCCGAAGTTTTGCGGGTGGCGAAAGCAGTGCAAGACAATGAGGGGAACTTCTCACTGGCGCTGATGGATGAAGCGCCAATCATGCATAACGGCGACATTGCCGATGAGGTGCAGACGCCTTTAGAAGTTGTTTTTGAACGATGTGACAATGCTGATAGCCCATGCGTGTTGTTTGTTCATGGGTTTAATCAAGACATGAAGAAAAACCTGAAAAAATGCCGAGAAATTGAAGCGTACGGTGTGAATGTGATTGCCTTTTCTTGGCCGTCAAATCCGGGGCCTAATTTTATCTTACGTAAGATCAGCGAATACAAACGCGCCCGTAAGAATGCTCGTCGTTCTGCGATGGCGTTTGAACGCTTGCTCGATAAGTTAAACGGCTTTGTTGAAACCAACCGAAGTAAAACCCGCAAGCAAGGACAAATCCAGACGCTTGCGATTCATAGCTTGGGCAACTACCTCATGCAGTCTATGGTGCAGGTGCCAGACTATGATCACCAAGCCGCTATGTTTAAAAACATTCTTCTTCATCAAGCAGATGCTGATAACCCAGGCCATGCAACGTGGCTTGATACACTTGGGCAAAGCAGGCGTGTGCTGGTGACCGTCAATGAAACCGATGATGTGCTCGATTTCTCTGACTTTATTAACCCTGATCGTATCGGTAATACTGCCGCAAACATGACGGCTCAGTACGCCACTTACTACAACTTCACCGATGCCGCTGGTGCAAACGACAGCCACCGTTTATGGCATAAACCCGCTGTTGAAAACCCGACCATAAAGCACTTCTTTAGCCGTGTGTTCGATGGTAAGAACCCAGTAAAAGCAGGCATGCAATTTGATGGTAATTTGAATTGTTATAACGTAATTTAA
- a CDS encoding NADH:flavin oxidoreductase — MSILFSQGRIGNMTLKNRFVRSATWENMATDDGHMTDKLYAIYEELAQGEVGLIVTGYANIVEEEKPNAGMMGMYNDSFIDEYKKLTELVHTNDSKIVMQLAYGGTKTTYNVGERIIFAPSDVPEMGTKTQGKVMTKDEIDYIVEAFAQASRRAQESGFDGVEIHAAHTYLINQFLSPYYNRREDQYGGSLENRMRFLVEIYTAIRKLVGDDFPILVKLTATEFFEGGLTFDETRIICKQLEAIGVDAIIISGNIHGKANDMIGQQFDGYTLQEEGYFHQYGDVISQDVSVPVITVGGLSDVDAIEAIAENTNIQYFALSRPLLAEPHLIKRWLSGDKVEVDCERCSKCRTRRGNFCVVYKKRKKVA; from the coding sequence TTGAGCATTTTGTTTTCACAAGGCCGTATTGGCAACATGACCCTAAAGAACCGCTTTGTACGCAGTGCGACATGGGAAAATATGGCAACAGATGATGGCCACATGACGGATAAGTTGTACGCCATCTATGAAGAGCTTGCGCAAGGAGAAGTCGGTTTAATCGTGACAGGCTACGCGAACATTGTTGAAGAAGAAAAGCCTAACGCTGGCATGATGGGCATGTATAACGATTCTTTTATCGACGAGTACAAAAAGCTGACTGAGTTAGTACACACTAATGACTCTAAAATCGTGATGCAATTGGCGTACGGTGGCACAAAAACGACCTATAACGTCGGTGAACGAATTATTTTTGCCCCAAGTGATGTACCTGAAATGGGGACGAAAACGCAGGGTAAAGTCATGACCAAAGACGAGATTGATTATATCGTTGAGGCATTTGCTCAGGCCAGCCGTCGTGCACAAGAATCAGGTTTTGATGGGGTAGAAATTCATGCTGCGCACACTTACCTGATCAACCAGTTCTTAAGCCCTTATTACAACCGTCGAGAAGACCAATACGGTGGTAGCTTAGAGAACCGTATGCGTTTTCTGGTCGAAATCTACACGGCGATCCGCAAACTGGTGGGGGATGACTTCCCTATTTTAGTGAAGCTAACTGCAACTGAATTTTTTGAAGGTGGTTTAACCTTCGATGAAACACGCATTATCTGTAAGCAGCTAGAAGCGATTGGCGTCGATGCGATCATCATCTCGGGCAACATTCACGGCAAAGCCAATGATATGATTGGCCAGCAGTTTGATGGCTATACCTTGCAAGAAGAAGGCTATTTCCATCAATATGGCGACGTGATCAGTCAGGATGTCAGTGTGCCTGTGATCACTGTGGGTGGCTTAAGTGATGTTGATGCGATTGAAGCCATTGCAGAGAACACCAATATTCAGTATTTCGCATTATCACGTCCATTACTGGCAGAGCCGCATTTGATCAAACGTTGGCTAAGTGGTGATAAAGTCGAAGTTGATTGCGAACGCTGTTCTAAATGCCGTACCCGTCGCGGTAACTTCTGCGTGGTGTACAAAAAACGCAAAAAAGTAGCATAA
- the pepT gene encoding peptidase T, whose translation MDIKQRFLGYTTINTTTNQKAGAAGIMPSSPGQIELGKRIVGELQAMKGLVDIEQRDNGIVTATLPANCAGNYPTVAFFGHLDTSSEHTGDTHATLIHYQGGDIALGNGAVLTLKDNPDLNDYLGQEIFVTDGTSLLGADDKAAIAAIMHALHVLTTDTTIRHGEVKVAFVPDEEQGLLGATAFNTPDFADFGYTLDCCGIGEFVKENWNAGGAVITFHGQSAHPMNSKGNLKNSLLMAHDFISLFPRLETPENTEGREGYYWMKKLEGNSAQTVLNIDIRDFTKEGYSQRKIFVENACQSFLNLYGEQSLSYKIADRYENVSNYLENDLGQQAVQLAEQAYASNGIKMKVIPMRGGYDGAVFSANGIPCPNIFTGAHNFHSINEYLPLPSLIAASNVVQTIITQIAQGDDQ comes from the coding sequence ATGGATATTAAACAACGCTTTCTTGGCTACACAACAATAAACACAACCACAAATCAAAAAGCGGGCGCAGCAGGGATCATGCCTTCCTCACCGGGGCAAATCGAATTAGGTAAACGCATTGTCGGCGAGCTCCAAGCCATGAAGGGACTTGTCGATATCGAGCAGCGTGACAACGGCATTGTAACAGCCACCCTACCCGCAAACTGCGCGGGTAACTACCCAACTGTCGCTTTCTTTGGACATCTTGATACCTCCAGCGAGCACACGGGCGACACCCATGCAACTTTAATTCATTACCAAGGTGGCGACATTGCACTGGGTAACGGCGCTGTGCTCACATTAAAAGACAACCCAGATCTTAATGACTACCTAGGTCAGGAAATCTTTGTCACTGACGGCACCAGCCTACTGGGGGCCGATGATAAAGCCGCCATTGCAGCCATCATGCATGCGTTACACGTACTCACGACAGATACCACAATTCGACATGGTGAAGTCAAAGTCGCCTTTGTGCCCGATGAAGAGCAAGGCTTACTTGGCGCGACAGCATTCAACACCCCAGATTTCGCTGATTTTGGCTATACGCTCGATTGCTGTGGCATTGGTGAGTTCGTAAAAGAAAACTGGAATGCTGGTGGTGCCGTGATCACCTTCCACGGCCAAAGCGCTCACCCAATGAATTCCAAAGGTAACTTAAAGAACTCGCTTCTAATGGCACACGATTTCATCAGTCTTTTCCCTCGTCTTGAAACCCCAGAAAACACCGAAGGGCGAGAGGGTTACTACTGGATGAAGAAACTCGAAGGGAACTCAGCCCAAACGGTACTAAACATTGATATTCGAGACTTCACTAAAGAAGGTTACAGCCAGCGTAAAATCTTCGTCGAGAACGCGTGCCAGTCATTTTTAAACCTCTACGGTGAACAATCCCTGAGCTATAAAATTGCCGACCGCTACGAGAACGTTTCTAACTACCTTGAAAACGATCTCGGCCAACAAGCCGTTCAACTTGCCGAGCAAGCATATGCAAGTAATGGGATCAAAATGAAGGTGATCCCAATGCGTGGTGGCTACGACGGTGCAGTATTCTCGGCCAATGGGATCCCATGTCCGAACATTTTCACCGGCGCTCATAACTTCCACTCTATCAATGAGTATCTCCCGCTGCCTTCGTTGATCGCAGCTTCCAATGTTGTACAAACCATCATTACTCAGATAGCACAAGGTGACGACCAATGA
- a CDS encoding MarR family winged helix-turn-helix transcriptional regulator, which produces MSKQPDHIDQISQQWKKNNPELDHSLVEIIGRFSRLNKHLESQRSTVYSALDINAGEFDVLATLYRNGAPYQLMPSDLIKQTLLTSGAMTNRLDKLEKKGLILRTNSDEDRRCVVVGLTDVGLKLIQKGATLYFDKVSTLYEPLTNEDQIQLNALLKKWGQHFEG; this is translated from the coding sequence ATGAGTAAACAACCCGATCATATTGATCAAATATCGCAGCAGTGGAAAAAAAATAATCCTGAACTTGATCACAGCTTAGTTGAAATAATTGGTCGTTTTTCACGGTTAAACAAACACTTAGAATCACAGCGTTCAACTGTTTATAGCGCACTGGATATTAACGCTGGTGAGTTCGATGTCTTAGCCACTCTCTATCGAAATGGTGCGCCATACCAGCTCATGCCAAGCGACCTGATAAAACAGACATTATTAACATCAGGTGCAATGACCAATCGGTTAGATAAACTAGAGAAAAAAGGATTAATCCTGCGTACGAATAGTGATGAAGATAGACGATGTGTCGTTGTTGGTTTAACAGACGTTGGATTAAAATTAATCCAAAAAGGGGCCACACTCTATTTTGATAAAGTGTCCACGCTATATGAGCCGTTAACAAATGAAGATCAAATACAATTAAATGCTTTATTAAAAAAGTGGGGACAACACTTTGAAGGGTAG
- the dcuC gene encoding C4-dicarboxylate transporter DcuC — protein sequence MIQILVVLLVIIAAARLILTGYKTEAILFMAGIILMACTGLFGWGDVLPAKVASTNLAAFDPFKFVSYMLGYRAGGLGLTIMVLMGFAELMTRIKADAVIVRLAVKPLSVVKNKNILLFFGYIIGASLQLAIPSATALAVLLMVTLYPILTGLGISRASASGVIASTLGLTLTPLGVDAIKASESVGMGLMDYLSYQAPTSAVAIVAVGIAHVMWQSYQDKKDGHVIDADLEAATASDPDPAPNIYAILPMLPIIAAIVFSKLVISTIHLDVVTIVLISVFISLVFEGIKTRSLKESLDCFGAFMKGCGNALTGVVFLLVAAGVFAYGIQSTGAINHLIESAQGAGMPALMLTLVFAVVVGLAALVMGSGNAAFLSFVDIVPTVAHSMGANPVAMMLPMQQASALARAASPVAACVIVSAGGAKLSTFEVVKRTSVPMLVGFVVHFIAVMILVN from the coding sequence ATGATCCAAATACTCGTTGTTTTACTGGTTATCATTGCTGCTGCACGATTGATCCTGACAGGCTACAAAACCGAAGCCATCTTGTTTATGGCCGGTATTATTCTAATGGCTTGTACTGGCCTCTTTGGTTGGGGAGATGTACTCCCGGCTAAGGTAGCCTCTACCAACCTTGCAGCATTTGATCCGTTTAAGTTTGTAAGTTACATGCTCGGTTATCGTGCTGGCGGGTTGGGTTTAACGATCATGGTACTCATGGGGTTTGCCGAGTTAATGACACGGATAAAAGCCGATGCCGTTATTGTGCGACTGGCGGTGAAACCATTATCTGTCGTAAAAAACAAAAATATTCTATTGTTCTTCGGCTACATCATAGGCGCATCGTTACAGCTAGCCATTCCAAGTGCCACCGCATTAGCCGTGTTACTCATGGTGACTTTGTATCCAATTCTAACAGGACTTGGGATCTCGCGCGCATCGGCATCTGGGGTTATCGCCTCTACGCTAGGCTTAACCTTAACACCATTAGGGGTTGATGCGATTAAAGCCAGTGAATCGGTTGGAATGGGCTTAATGGATTACCTGTCTTACCAAGCGCCCACCAGTGCCGTCGCAATTGTGGCCGTAGGTATCGCCCATGTAATGTGGCAATCTTATCAAGATAAAAAAGATGGCCATGTGATTGATGCCGATCTTGAAGCGGCTACAGCGTCTGATCCTGATCCAGCCCCTAACATTTACGCCATTTTGCCTATGCTGCCTATCATTGCCGCGATCGTATTTAGCAAACTGGTGATCAGTACTATCCACTTAGATGTCGTGACTATCGTACTGATCTCTGTATTTATTTCATTGGTTTTTGAAGGCATAAAAACACGCTCACTCAAAGAAAGTTTAGATTGCTTTGGGGCATTCATGAAAGGGTGTGGTAACGCATTAACAGGCGTGGTGTTCTTGCTCGTCGCTGCCGGCGTGTTTGCTTACGGCATTCAATCAACAGGTGCCATTAATCACCTGATTGAATCGGCACAGGGCGCTGGTATGCCAGCCTTAATGCTAACATTGGTGTTTGCTGTTGTAGTTGGTTTAGCAGCCTTGGTGATGGGGTCTGGTAATGCGGCTTTCCTATCGTTTGTCGATATTGTTCCGACTGTCGCTCACTCCATGGGTGCAAATCCTGTGGCAATGATGCTACCTATGCAGCAAGCCTCTGCACTCGCCAGGGCAGCCTCACCTGTCGCTGCGTGTGTGATTGTCTCTGCGGGGGGCGCTAAGTTATCAACCTTTGAAGTCGTCAAAAGAACCAGCGTACCAATGCTCGTTGGCTTTGTGGTTCACTTCATCGCGGTGATGATTTTGGTCAATTAA
- a CDS encoding DMT family transporter codes for MRILIALLGPLLWGTTYATVSAFFTGWSPFALAAWRALPAGILLLVIKPSFPKLSELPALILVGFINITLFFSLLFESAMQLPSALVGVGMITLPVIGLVVVIAVHKMKPSLVQLLSAAVLVVCASFLFLSSNNEIHVSAVLFLVAAMSVLIGGSLVTEHVMKKIHWWKLLTWKLIFGGIILVPIAYWHLYLSGAHYADPFQLSWSQWGALAWLIVGVTAVSYCAYVFSIPRISTSELSFFGTFNPILAMVLGATVMGESFSSLQLGVMGLMIACNLVAQLYERRHHQRTEQTVIAY; via the coding sequence TTGAGAATTTTGATCGCGCTTTTAGGGCCGCTGCTTTGGGGAACAACTTATGCAACGGTATCTGCTTTTTTCACTGGTTGGTCGCCTTTTGCTTTAGCGGCATGGCGTGCCTTACCTGCTGGTATTTTATTGCTTGTTATTAAGCCAAGTTTTCCCAAACTGTCTGAACTTCCAGCTTTGATCTTGGTGGGCTTCATTAATATCACTCTATTTTTCAGTTTGTTATTTGAAAGTGCGATGCAATTGCCAAGTGCCTTGGTTGGGGTTGGGATGATCACCTTGCCAGTCATTGGTTTAGTTGTTGTTATTGCCGTCCATAAGATGAAGCCGAGTTTAGTTCAGCTGTTATCTGCTGCTGTTTTGGTTGTCTGCGCATCCTTTCTATTTCTGTCGAGTAACAATGAGATCCATGTTTCTGCCGTGCTTTTTTTAGTGGCGGCAATGTCAGTATTAATCGGAGGTAGCCTTGTGACCGAGCATGTAATGAAGAAAATTCATTGGTGGAAGTTGCTGACCTGGAAGCTGATTTTTGGTGGGATTATCTTGGTACCGATTGCCTATTGGCACCTTTATTTGAGTGGTGCTCATTATGCAGACCCGTTTCAATTATCTTGGTCTCAATGGGGGGCGCTTGCATGGCTCATTGTTGGTGTAACCGCAGTGAGTTATTGCGCTTATGTTTTTTCTATACCTCGGATAAGCACGAGCGAGTTGAGTTTTTTCGGTACCTTTAATCCGATCCTTGCGATGGTGCTAGGGGCAACGGTCATGGGAGAAAGTTTCAGCTCGCTTCAGCTGGGTGTGATGGGTCTGATGATTGCTTGTAATTTAGTTGCCCAGCTATATGAAAGACGTCACCATCAGCGAACAGAACAAACGGTTATTGCTTATTAA
- a CDS encoding Crp/Fnr family transcriptional regulator, giving the protein MPNSILSLLDDEEKKQLFATSQSVHYSTGDSLFNKDDTAQSMYLVVKGKVSLFRLMPNGDEKLFKVFLAGELIAEMAMFMTPRVYPMSARVDQETQLLAFHYTDVLSVFTKSPGISTKVMGYMSNRIHHLMDTVNILTQVNANQRLVMRLAEIYRLQLKQEGKVFLPVTKKLLATQLGMTPETLSRAIKKLKGDGFIVESGNQITLIDIPALCDFVGLTPDIFATNQG; this is encoded by the coding sequence GTGCCTAACTCCATTCTCTCGCTACTTGATGATGAAGAAAAAAAGCAGCTTTTTGCTACAAGTCAGTCGGTGCATTACAGCACAGGAGATTCGTTATTCAATAAAGATGACACGGCACAAAGTATGTATTTGGTTGTTAAAGGAAAAGTATCCCTTTTTCGCCTAATGCCCAATGGTGATGAAAAGCTATTCAAAGTGTTTTTGGCAGGAGAGCTAATCGCAGAAATGGCAATGTTTATGACCCCAAGGGTATACCCTATGAGTGCGCGTGTAGATCAAGAAACGCAATTGCTCGCATTTCACTATACCGATGTGTTAAGCGTTTTTACCAAGTCACCAGGCATCTCGACAAAAGTCATGGGCTATATGAGTAATCGCATTCATCATCTAATGGACACCGTAAATATCCTTACGCAAGTCAATGCCAATCAAAGACTGGTGATGAGACTGGCTGAAATTTATCGATTACAACTTAAACAAGAAGGGAAAGTATTCCTCCCTGTTACCAAAAAGCTACTCGCTACACAGTTAGGCATGACACCAGAAACCCTATCAAGGGCCATTAAGAAATTAAAAGGCGATGGGTTCATTGTTGAATCTGGCAACCAAATTACGCTTATCGATATTCCAGCATTATGTGACTTTGTGGGGTTAACGCCTGATATTTTTGCGACAAATCAAGGGTAA